A region of the Candidatus Borreliella tachyglossi genome:
ATCTATAGTATGGAAATTCCACATTTTTTTGAGAAACCTAATAACACTTCAGAAGATTACACAGTATTTATTATTTCAAACTACTACCCAGATGAAAACATCAGCATCTTATTTTTAAATATAACTCTACACTCCAATCAATCCTACCTATTAAATTCGATATACGATAACGACAATAAAAAGCTAAAAATACACAATCCAGAAATAACAAAAACCAAATATAATGAAATAAAAGAAACATTCAACATTATGCTAAACCCACAAGAAATACTTAATATGTCAAGAGATATAGAAAAAAACTACATACTCAAACTAAAAGCCTATGGAGAAAAAAGAGACTTTATCTTTGAAATCTATAAACCACTTCTCTTAACTTTTTTAAAAGAAATTAACAATTCAATTAGATCACTTCAAACAAAAAATAAAAGTACCGCATAGAAAATATTATACAAAACAAGAATACAAAAATATTTTATATTTAAAGACTTTACTTTTTTGCAGCATTCCTTTAAAATGTTCTTAGCATTTTAAATGCTAAGAATCAAATGATGGGAGTTTAAAATGATCGAAAAAAAAATCAGTCAGATGCCATTTAATAAAGTAGTAGATCGAAGATTAAAGGTGTTTTGGACAATTCAACAGCTACAACACAATTACTTTAAAAATAAAAAAAGGTATTCCTTAAGAAACGTTGTGATGATGGTAAATTCAATTTTAGAGAAAAAAGGCTTCAAAAAAGTAACAAAAAGAACTATTCAGAGTGATATTAAAAATTTTGAGCAACTTAGACTGCTCAAAATCAAGTTTAAGCCACTTGGAAAAAACAACGGAAGTTTTACTTACTATATAATCAACAAATCACTTGAAAAAATAGCTAGTAAAATAATAAGTAAAACTTACTTTATGAAAAAGCAGAAAAATATAGACCAAGCACTTAGCAATACTACTAAAAGAAATAAATTGAAAGAGCAAAACCAGAAATTTAAAATTTCACCTCAGATATTTTCACCCCTTTTAAGTAGAACAAAAAGTAAATATTATAATAAGAATTCTGTATCAAAAAATTTCAAAAATGGAGAAGAAAATTTAGAGAAGTCCATACTACAAAAATTCAAAGGAATAAAAAAGAAAGATTTAGATGAAATGAAAAGCATTGTAAAAACCCAGGTGAGTTACAAAAATACGCTCTGGAATATCAAGGATTTTATGGAAGAATTAAAAGAATATGAAGAACGCGCAGCAATAAACTTTTTTAAAATCACACTCAAATGCAAGAAAAATAAAATATGGTTTATGTCGAAAAAGAGCATCAAGTCAGACTTCAACACGATAATCGGGAAATTTAAAGACAAAAACAAAACAAAGATACAAAAGATATACCAAGGTCAGAGGCAGGTACAAAGATTAAAGATGAATTACATAGACAATCCAAATGAAATAAAGAAAGCGAGCGAGTTAATATCGAATATTATGAATATAAAATCAATAATTTCTAATTAGAGAAAAATTATGGAAAAAGAAAAAGTAACATATGAATTAAAAGTAAAATTAATGGCTAGAAAGCGAGAATTAGATAAAGAAGGTAAAAAATTCTTTAAAAAGATAGAAGATAAAGACTATAAAACAATGTATCATACAAAGATTTTCAGTATGATAAATAACTTTGAAGCAAGACCGAATAAAGGAAAATTTTGGTTATGTTTTAGGAATGTGTTCAATCCCAACAAATATGAAAGTTTACACTTATTTCATGTAAGACAAGGAGATAAATTTTTAGGTATTTTTTATGGATTTACAAAGTTGTCAAAACCATTTATCATAAATTATGAAGAGAATCAA
Encoded here:
- a CDS encoding plasmid maintenance protein: MIEKKISQMPFNKVVDRRLKVFWTIQQLQHNYFKNKKRYSLRNVVMMVNSILEKKGFKKVTKRTIQSDIKNFEQLRLLKIKFKPLGKNNGSFTYYIINKSLEKIASKIISKTYFMKKQKNIDQALSNTTKRNKLKEQNQKFKISPQIFSPLLSRTKSKYYNKNSVSKNFKNGEENLEKSILQKFKGIKKKDLDEMKSIVKTQVSYKNTLWNIKDFMEELKEYEERAAINFFKITLKCKKNKIWFMSKKSIKSDFNTIIGKFKDKNKTKIQKIYQGQRQVQRLKMNYIDNPNEIKKASELISNIMNIKSIISN
- a CDS encoding DUF226 domain-containing protein → MEKEKVTYELKVKLMARKRELDKEGKKFFKKIEDKDYKTMYHTKIFSMINNFEARPNKGKFWLCFRNVFNPNKYESLHLFHVRQGDKFLGIFYGFTKLSKPFIINYEENQIKKTTKITKGFYVEFRFKKGSVFCYLRSLSTLLKAKNKGKTFYNSLLNRTLKLEREVHQFYSKEYVEDKGIIKWIEKNQK